The following coding sequences lie in one Oryza sativa Japonica Group mitochondrion, complete genome genomic window:
- the atp1 gene encoding ATP synthase F0 subunit 1 yields the protein MEFSPRAAELTTLLESRMTNFYTNFQVDEIGRVVSVGDGIARVYGLNEIQAGEMVEFASGVKGIALNLENENVGIVVFGSDTAIKEGDLVKRTGSIVDVPAGKAMLGRVVDALGVPIDGKGALSDHERRRVEVKAPGIIERKSVHEPMQTGLKAVDSLVPIGRGQRELIIGDRQTGKTAIAIDTILNQKQMNSRGTNESETLYCVYVAIGQKRSTVAQLVQILSEANALEYSILVAATASDPAPLQFLAPYSGCAMGEYFRDNGMHALIIYDDLSKQAVAYRQMSLLLRRPPGREAFPGDVFYLHSRLLERAAKRSDQTGAGSLTALPVIETQAGDVSAYIPTNVISITDGQICLETELFYRGIRPAINVGLSVSRVGSAAQLKAMKQVCGSLKLELAQYREVAAFAQFGSDLDAATQALLNRGARLTEVSKQPQYEPLPIEKQIVVIYAAVNGFCDRMPLDRISQYEKAILSTINPELLKSFNEKGGLTNERKIELDAFLKQTAKEIN from the coding sequence ATGGAATTCTCACCCAGAGCTGCGGAACTCACGACTCTATTAGAAAGTAGAATGACCAACTTTTACACGAATTTTCAAGTGGATGAGATCGGTCGAGTGGTCTCAGTTGGAGATGGGATTGCACGTGTTTATGGATTGAACGAGATTCAAGCTGGAGAAATGGTGGAATTTGCCAGCGGTGTGAAAGGAATAGCCTTGAATCTTGAGAATGAGAATGTAGGTATTGTTGTCTTTGGTAGTGATACCGCTATTAAAGAAGGAGATCTTGTCAAGCGCACTGGATCTATTGTGGATGTTCCTGCGGGAAAGGCCATGTTAGGCCGTGTGGTCGACGCCTTGGGAGTACCTATTGATGGAAAAGGGGCTCTAAGCGATCACGAACGAAGACGTGTCGAAGTGAAAGCCCCAGGGATTATTGAACGTAAATCTGTGCACGAACCCATGCAAACAGGCTTAAAAGCAGTGGATAGCCTGGTTCCTATAGGCCGTGGTCAACGAGAACTTATAATCGGGGACAGACAAACTGGAAAAACAGCAATAGCTATCGATACTATATTAAACCAAAAGCAAATGAACTCAAGGGGCACAAATGAGAGTGAGACATTGTATTGTGTCTATGTTGCGATTGGACAAAAACGCTCGACTGTGGCACAATTAGTTCAAATTCTTTCAGAAGCGAATGCTTTGGAATATTCCATTCTTGTAGCAGCCACCGCTTCGGATCCTGCTCCTCTGCAATTTCTGGCCCCATATTCAGGGTGTGCCATGGGGGAATATTTCCGCGATAATGGAATGCACGCATTAATTATATATGATGATCTAAGTAAACAGGCGGTGGCATATCGACAAATGTCATTATTGTTACGCCGACCACCAGGCCGTGAGGCTTTCCCAGGGGATGTTTTCTATTTACATTCCCGTCTCTTAGAAAGAGCCGCTAAACGATCGGACCAGACAGGTGCAGGTAGCTTGACTGCGTTACCCGTGATTGAAACACAAGCTGGAGACGTATCGGCCTATATCCCCACCAATGTGATCTCCATTACAGATGGACAAATCTGTTTGGAAACAGAGCTCTTTTATCGCGGAATTAGACCTGCTATTAACGTTGGCTTATCCGTCAGTCGCGTCGGGTCTGCCGCTCAGTTGAAAGCTATGAAACAAGTCTGCGGTAGTTCAAAACTGGAATTGGCACAATATCGCGAAGTGGCCGCCTTCGCTCAATTTGGGTCAGACCTTGATGCTGCGACTCAGGCATTACTCAATAGAGGTGCAAGGCTTACAGAAGTGCCCAAACAACCACAATATGAACCACTTCCAATTGAAAAACAAATTGTTGTGATTTATGCTGCTGTCAACGGCTTCTGTGATCGAATGCCACTAGACAGAATTTCTCAATATGAAAAAGCCATTCTAAGTACTATTAATCCAGAATTACTAAAATCCTTCAACGAAAAAGGGGGATTAACTAACGAAAGAAAGATTGAACCTGATGCTTCTTTAAAACAAACTGCGAAGGAGATTAATTAG
- the nad9 gene encoding NADH dehydrogenase subunit 9, whose product MNNQSIFQYSWEILPKKWVHKMKRSEHGNRFYTNTDYLFPLLCFLKWHTYTRVQVLIDICGVDYPSRKRRFEVVYNLLSTRYNSRIRVQTSADEVTRISSVVSLFPSAGWWEREVWDMFGVSFINHPDLRRILTDYGFEGHPLRKDFPLSGYVEVRYDDPEKRVVSEPIEMTQEFRYFDFASPWEQRSDG is encoded by the coding sequence ATGGATAACCAATCCATTTTCCAATATAGTTGGGAGATTTTACCCAAGAAATGGGTACATAAAATGAAAAGATCGGAACATGGGAATAGATCTTATACCAATACTGACTACCCATTTCCATTGTTGTGCTTTCTAAAATGGCATACCTATACAAGGGTTCAAGTTTCGATCGATATTTGCGGAGTGGATCATCCCTCTCGAAAACGAAGATTTGAAGTTGTCCATAATTTACTGAGTACTCGGTATAACTCACGCATTCGTGTACAAACAAGTGCAGACGAAGTAACACGAATATCTCCGGTAGTCAGTCCATTTCCATCAGCCGGCCGGTGGGAGCGAGAAGTATGGGATATGTCTGGTGTTTCTTCCATCAATCATCCGGATTTACGCCGTATATCAACAGATTATGGTTTCGAGGGTCATCCATTACGAAAAGACTTTCCTCTGAGTGGATATGTGGAAGTACGCTATGATGATCCAGAGAAACGTGTGGTTTCTGAACCCATTGAGATGACCCAAGAATTTCGCTATTTCGATTTTGCTAGTCCTTGGGAACAGCGTAGCGACGGATAA